The Cytobacillus firmus genome segment CTCTTTTCCCTTTATGCCTGTAATCCCACTGCTCTTCCCATACCTTGATATCATCCGGGTTAATGGTAATGTTTTGGATAGCCTGTAAAAATACTTTTCCTTCTGAGGAGGAATATACCTTTTCGCCTTTTTGAGTGAAAATCTCCACTTCATAAAAATGAGAGGATCCAAACTCAAAGCTCAGCGGATAATTGGCCTTATTCCTCAGAAGCAGATCGATCTTTAGTGTTTCTTGTCCTGCTTGAGGCATTACATTAAAGTCAAAAGGCATTTCCTTTACAGAAGCTTCAAAACTTTGCATAGGCATAGTAAAGAAAATTACAGCAGCAGCCAAAAGCCGAAGCATCCTTCATCCCTCCATTCATTTAATCCCTGCGGAAGAAACCATATACACCAGTTGTTTGAACAATATTTGTAAAAGCATTCGGATCCACTTCTTTTATGATTCTTTCAAGGTCAAATAACTCATAGCGTGTGATGACAATCATCATCATTTCCTTATTTTCATTTGTAAAAGCTCCCTTTGCAGGAAAAGTTGTTATTCCCTGACAAGATGGTCATGGATCGCTTTTTTCATTTCTTCGGATTTTTTCGTGATGATCAGAGCTGTAAGTTTTTCATGTCTGGTGTGGATGGCATCAATAACCCTTGTAGAAGCATAAAGGGTTACAAGAGTGTATAGAGCTTTTTCCCAGCCATATAAAAAACCGGCTGTTATAATAATAATGGCATTAAGAGTGAAAAAATATGTACCGACAGGCTTGTCTTTCATTCGGGACAAGACCATCGCAATTATATCCATTCCTCCTGTGGAAGCCCCCCATTTAAGTGTAATCCCTACACCTACAGCTGCTATGACACCTCCAAAAACGGCATTAAGCAGGATATCTTTTGATACGTGGATTACAGGTATCACTTCAAGGAAGAAAGACATCAGGAAGACGCTTAAAAAACTATAAATCGTAAACGAACGGCCAACTTTTTTCCAGGCCAATATGGTAACAGGAATATTTAGAATGAACAGCAATATACCTGTTGATCCGAAATCACCCAGAATGCTTGAAAGAAGCTGTGCCACTCCTGTAAAACCGCTTGCATATACATTAGCGGGTATGAGAAAAAAATTCATCGCGATTGCATTCAATATCGCGCCAATCAACACAATAAATACTTTCTTAGTTTCTAGCCAAACCATATTTTACCCCCTGAATTTTTATAGTTTCTTTACCCTAATAAGGTGCATTTTCAACACAATTCATTGTTTTTTCTCCTTGATTTCTATAAACTTAATTCATATAGTTTGAAAGCAGGTGAAAGAAAATGTCAGTAAAAATTCTAGCTGACAGTGCGTGTGATTTGCCGCTAAGCTTTTACAAAGAACATGGCGTCACACTTTTTCCATTACAGGTTCAACTGAATGATGGAGAATATGAAGATTTAGTCACCATAGAACCTAAGGATGTTTACAGTGCTATACGTGAAGGCCAGATGCCTAAAACATCTCAGGTGTCCCCTCTTCTTTTTGAGGAAACGTTCAAAAAAATGGCAGAAAACAATGAAGACGGCATATATATTGCTTTTTCCTCCGAACTTTCGGGTACATACCAGACCGCTGTCATGATTCTGGAGCAAGTAAAAGAGAACTACCCCGATTTCCAATTAACCATCATCGATTCCAAGGCTGCTTCATTGGGATATGGATTAATTGTGAAGGCAGCTGCAGCTGCAGCGCAATCAGGCGCATCCAAAGAAGACATCCGGAAAGTAATCGAATTTCGCTGCCGAAACCTCGAGAGCTTATTTACGGTAAATGATCTTGAATATCTCGCAAAAGGCGGGCGTGTTTCGAAAGCTTCGGCATTTCTGGGCGGACTTTTGAATATTAAACCTCTTTTAACAGTAGAAGATGGCAAACTTGTGCCGATCGAGAAACTGCGCGGCAAGAAAAAGCTGCTTCGCCGCATTATTGAGCTTATGAAACAAAATGGGACTTCCTTTGAGATGCAGACTGTCGGCATCAGCCATGCTGATGATGAAGACACAGCTCTTGAAATGCAAAAGCTGATACTGGACGAGCTTAATGCCAAAGAAGTGTATATTACATCCATTGGTTCAGCAATTGGGGCTCATACTGGCCCAGGGTCTTTAGCGATATTCTTCTCTAAGCAAATTTAAACCAAAAGTACAGGATACATACTCCATTTCATTCTGACAGACAATATGACTGTACTTCAGTTATATTCCTGAAGGCTAAACCCATCAGTATGAAAGGAGTATTTTTATTATGCCGCATACTTCCGATAATGATAAGAAAGCGAAAGACAATAATGCGCTTCTCCACGAAAAAAATATGATGCGCGAGAAAAACCGCAAAGCCGGGAAAAACCAATATTCGAAAAAAACAGATCACCTTTAATAATAAAACGGGCAAGCATTGGCTTGTCCGTTTTATTATTTGGCTCTTTTTTCAATGATTGTTGTTTTTGGTTTATGAATTCTACCCGTTGATTTCCGCTGCAGGCACGCAGCGAACCCGCGGGGAGGAATGCGAGCCTCCTCGGCTTCGCCTGCGGGGTCTCACACTTCCCTCACCTCCCGCAGGACATTGAATAAGCTTCCTCGAATGAACACCGCACGAAGGAAATGCGTCAGCATTTTCGAGGATCAAGTGCCCTCCGCTCCAATCAACTCAGCAAATTAAACTAAGCGATAAACAAAGCCACAAACTTTACGGTAACAGCCTATTATTTTTTGCAGTTGATTAGTCTTTCTTAATATATGTCCAGCCCTCTTCCTGATAAATCCTGCCTTCCTTCATAAGCCGGCCCAAAGCCCTTTTAAAGGAAGCTTTGCTTAACTGAAAACGCTCCTGGATATCTTCCGGGGCACTTTTATCGCCATATGGCATCGCACCGCTTCGGCTTTCAAGATATGAGATGATTTTTTCGGAATCATCGTCAAGTGCTTCATGCTTTCTTGGAATAAGAGAAACATTCACTGTCCCATCTTCTTTCACATCAACTATGCGGCCT includes the following:
- a CDS encoding DegV family protein; this encodes MSVKILADSACDLPLSFYKEHGVTLFPLQVQLNDGEYEDLVTIEPKDVYSAIREGQMPKTSQVSPLLFEETFKKMAENNEDGIYIAFSSELSGTYQTAVMILEQVKENYPDFQLTIIDSKAASLGYGLIVKAAAAAAQSGASKEDIRKVIEFRCRNLESLFTVNDLEYLAKGGRVSKASAFLGGLLNIKPLLTVEDGKLVPIEKLRGKKKLLRRIIELMKQNGTSFEMQTVGISHADDEDTALEMQKLILDELNAKEVYITSIGSAIGAHTGPGSLAIFFSKQI
- a CDS encoding DUF3941 domain-containing protein: MPHTSDNDKKAKDNNALLHEKNMMREKNRKAGKNQYSKKTDHL